The following are encoded in a window of Halorubrum sp. PV6 genomic DNA:
- a CDS encoding Eco57I restriction-modification methylase domain-containing protein, translating to MSVQQITAKDIAGWESLQDIADSFAKRGLKPQPDLGENNQFVLQLDDDEFVVLVNAGPSETATDFKPDNRSRHTNLVATNDFEEFTFLTRMRSWEGQQHGRIKHQKISFTKAQFTSDSGEKNTVLKKLNSIEYGSSAAIYDTLYDTQQVVEEFYEEFEELRTNLVQEVSGIPDDRGDAKRRYIQVILDRMIFLYFIQEKRLLDRNPNYLHEQPGNVVNDGEDRYEKFYRPLFFDYLAEDKQNPEFGSLPYLNGGLFAKDPVEEEFPDAKVGASAEETNELLNDILEFLSGWNWNVDERLDIVDPKNLSPAILGHIFEQTVNQKEMGAYYTPEEITGFMSRRTIHPYLLDQLNDTIDTEYDEIDNVFGFSEVKVAESGTAVADGGTMTQQAATESVETKHVETLYHDILKEAHVLDPAVGSGAFLLAAQDVLVDIYLQCIEYFQQLEAEEKGWELESRTRDELDSINEGQGGASLYAKRTVILNNLYGVDIDEGAVEICKLRLWLSMVADIEDEPNEVEPLPNIDFNVRQGNSLIGQLDTGIESNEDGDSDLDSWEIKTRFEDVKEAIKKHKEAETSVGAQKWRKEAEGRIEEHRDKFDEILQREFQDAGFDDITIKEIREWSPFHWPLEFADVFERGGFDVFIGNPPWDMLYANRDDFFIRYDEQFRTYPSEEKDGVMENLLSSPEVAWAWEDYKESMETQADFFTQGDVYKLQSPVVGGRTMPTKNELSALFLERVFRLSRDGVKVSLLLPGTIFGGVMGKDLRMHLLDHTDVENLIGFENKGIFEAIDDRYRFAILTFEYGGKTSALRGIFNQRDMDIVYRIENEAVNIPRDVLVSYSPEGGIFPSITSQIEVSVLEKVVEQPSLGEDLDETWTVDMLTKEFVESTDKDRLQTSAEEADYPVYGGKNIHQFQYDNTHTDALDGPKYWSRGMYDPVNSAQYRVREKKFNKGNLKRAIYDAFGGSKTSKSQVQFVDELLEEHRGHGLEEEDVLLDCTEYRIGIRDVSRARDERTIIATVLPKEVICLHTINTFKPFAIEPEEEHLTESPLRSPYVRRFTDQELFVATGLLNSIVFDFLMRTKVETHIVKRELLESQLPRLTDGDDWFHYIAERAARLNCYGEKFKEMRERLGGIKPAVEEQERRELQAEIDAAAFHAYGLERRDVKFVLDDFHRVGNSKLMDEMYFDLVLEKYDLVDGKGPLP from the coding sequence ATGTCTGTCCAGCAGATCACTGCGAAGGATATCGCGGGCTGGGAGTCCCTCCAAGATATCGCCGACTCCTTCGCAAAACGTGGTCTGAAACCGCAACCTGACCTCGGAGAAAACAACCAGTTTGTTCTTCAGCTCGACGATGACGAGTTCGTCGTACTCGTCAATGCGGGCCCTAGTGAAACGGCGACGGACTTCAAGCCGGACAACCGCTCCCGACACACGAACCTCGTCGCCACGAACGACTTCGAGGAGTTCACCTTCCTCACGCGGATGCGAAGCTGGGAAGGTCAGCAGCACGGACGCATCAAGCACCAGAAGATTTCGTTTACCAAAGCGCAGTTCACGAGCGACAGCGGCGAAAAGAACACCGTTCTGAAGAAGCTCAATTCTATCGAGTACGGGTCTTCTGCTGCGATCTACGACACCCTGTACGACACCCAACAGGTCGTTGAGGAGTTCTACGAGGAGTTCGAAGAACTCCGGACGAACCTCGTTCAAGAAGTGTCTGGGATCCCCGACGATCGCGGCGACGCGAAACGGCGATACATTCAGGTTATCCTCGACCGGATGATCTTCCTGTATTTCATTCAGGAAAAGCGGCTGCTAGACCGGAATCCGAACTACCTCCACGAGCAGCCCGGCAACGTCGTCAACGACGGTGAGGACCGGTACGAGAAATTCTACCGGCCACTGTTCTTCGATTACCTAGCAGAGGACAAGCAAAATCCCGAATTCGGGAGCCTCCCGTACCTGAACGGCGGGTTGTTCGCAAAAGACCCTGTCGAGGAGGAGTTCCCAGACGCAAAGGTCGGAGCGTCCGCTGAGGAGACGAATGAACTCCTCAACGATATTTTAGAATTCCTATCGGGGTGGAACTGGAACGTGGACGAGCGACTCGACATAGTCGACCCAAAGAACCTCTCGCCGGCCATACTCGGTCACATCTTCGAGCAGACGGTTAATCAGAAGGAGATGGGTGCGTACTATACGCCTGAGGAGATCACCGGTTTCATGTCCCGCCGGACGATTCATCCATACCTTCTCGACCAGCTAAACGACACCATCGACACCGAGTACGACGAGATCGATAACGTGTTTGGCTTCTCCGAAGTCAAGGTTGCCGAAAGCGGGACAGCGGTTGCGGATGGCGGGACGATGACCCAGCAGGCGGCCACCGAGAGCGTGGAGACGAAGCACGTAGAAACGCTATACCACGACATCTTGAAGGAGGCGCACGTCCTCGACCCCGCGGTCGGGAGTGGCGCGTTCCTGCTCGCCGCGCAGGACGTGCTGGTGGACATCTATCTCCAGTGTATTGAGTACTTCCAGCAGCTCGAAGCGGAGGAGAAAGGCTGGGAGTTGGAGTCTCGCACTCGCGACGAATTGGACTCAATCAACGAAGGGCAAGGCGGCGCATCGCTGTACGCGAAGCGAACGGTCATCCTAAACAATCTATACGGGGTCGATATCGACGAGGGTGCGGTCGAAATCTGTAAACTTCGTCTCTGGCTCTCGATGGTCGCCGACATCGAAGACGAGCCCAACGAGGTGGAGCCACTCCCTAACATCGACTTCAACGTGCGGCAGGGCAACAGCCTAATTGGTCAACTTGATACAGGCATTGAGAGCAACGAAGACGGAGATAGCGACCTCGACTCTTGGGAGATTAAAACTCGCTTCGAGGACGTGAAAGAGGCTATCAAGAAACACAAGGAAGCAGAGACCAGCGTTGGGGCACAAAAATGGCGGAAAGAGGCAGAAGGCAGGATAGAGGAACACCGAGACAAATTTGATGAAATCCTCCAGAGAGAATTCCAAGATGCTGGCTTTGACGACATTACGATCAAGGAGATCCGAGAGTGGTCCCCCTTCCACTGGCCATTGGAGTTCGCTGATGTTTTTGAGAGAGGAGGATTCGACGTGTTCATTGGGAACCCACCATGGGACATGCTCTACGCGAACCGCGACGACTTCTTCATCCGCTACGATGAGCAGTTCCGTACCTATCCGTCGGAGGAGAAAGACGGTGTGATGGAGAACCTCCTCTCAAGCCCTGAAGTTGCGTGGGCATGGGAGGACTACAAGGAATCGATGGAAACTCAGGCAGACTTCTTCACGCAGGGAGATGTCTACAAGCTCCAATCTCCCGTGGTGGGCGGTCGAACGATGCCGACAAAGAACGAACTTTCGGCTCTTTTTCTTGAGCGGGTCTTCAGACTCTCCAGAGACGGCGTGAAGGTGAGTCTGCTCCTTCCCGGTACTATTTTTGGGGGAGTAATGGGGAAAGATCTCCGAATGCATCTGCTGGATCACACGGATGTGGAGAATCTCATCGGGTTCGAGAACAAGGGCATCTTCGAGGCTATCGATGATAGATACCGGTTCGCGATTCTGACATTCGAATATGGGGGAAAGACATCAGCTCTTCGAGGGATATTCAACCAACGTGACATGGATATAGTCTATCGGATCGAAAATGAGGCAGTCAACATCCCGCGCGACGTACTCGTCAGTTATTCTCCAGAAGGTGGAATTTTCCCATCCATCACTTCGCAGATCGAAGTAAGCGTCTTGGAGAAGGTAGTTGAGCAGCCTTCTTTGGGTGAAGATTTAGACGAGACTTGGACAGTTGATATGCTCACTAAGGAGTTCGTTGAATCGACTGATAAGGATAGGCTCCAGACATCGGCTGAGGAGGCCGACTATCCCGTCTACGGCGGCAAAAATATCCATCAGTTCCAGTACGATAATACCCACACAGATGCGTTAGATGGACCAAAGTACTGGAGTCGGGGGATGTACGATCCAGTGAATAGTGCTCAGTACCGTGTTCGAGAGAAGAAATTCAACAAGGGTAATCTCAAACGGGCAATCTACGACGCCTTTGGAGGGTCAAAGACGAGCAAGTCTCAAGTTCAATTCGTAGATGAACTACTCGAAGAACACCGTGGTCACGGACTTGAGGAAGAGGACGTTCTACTCGATTGTACTGAGTACCGAATCGGAATTCGGGATGTTTCTCGTGCCCGTGACGAGCGAACAATAATAGCGACGGTACTTCCGAAAGAAGTCATCTGTCTCCACACCATTAATACGTTCAAGCCGTTCGCTATTGAGCCGGAAGAGGAACATCTCACAGAGTCCCCACTCCGGTCACCCTACGTCCGGCGATTTACCGATCAAGAGCTCTTCGTGGCAACGGGACTTCTGAACAGCATTGTATTCGATTTCCTAATGCGGACCAAAGTAGAGACGCACATCGTCAAGCGCGAGTTACTGGAATCCCAGCTACCCCGCCTCACCGACGGAGATGACTGGTTCCACTATATCGCTGAACGAGCTGCCCGATTGAACTGTTACGGGGAGAAGTTCAAAGAAATGCGCGAGCGACTCGGCGGAATCAAGCCAGCAGTAGAAGAACAAGAACGTAGAGAGTTACAAGCTGAGATCGATGCAGCCGCATTCCACGCATATGGGCTCGAACGTCGTGATGTGAAGTTTGTCCTTGACGACTTCCATCGGGTTGGGAACTCGAAGCTGATGGACGAGATGTACTTCGATCTGGTCTTGGAAAAGTATGATCTAGTAGACGGGAAAGGGCCCCTACCGTAG
- a CDS encoding IS5 family transposase, which produces MTQISRFIGEVVPVAQRVTGDGGESAAPEGGGGFADYALVSLHCLRIYLDSSYRMTIDLLKEMPQITGEIGLNAADLPAPSTLCKAFDRISMNVCRVLLRQSAQLHDLSEHAAIDATFYDRSPASRHYCQRISYRVQKLKVTKLVDTASQAVLDVHCSTNREGSDADLAEQIARRNAGDLRSLAADKGYDKQSLREGLRDLGIRPLIKHRIFAPYDHAHNARIDDNRYNQRSMTETVNSAVKRSLGFAVRARSWFREFREIALMCVVYNIKRFVKQ; this is translated from the coding sequence ATGACGCAGATCTCCCGCTTCATCGGGGAAGTTGTGCCGGTTGCTCAAAGAGTTACTGGCGATGGAGGCGAATCCGCCGCACCGGAAGGTGGCGGCGGATTCGCCGACTATGCACTCGTTTCCCTCCATTGTCTGCGGATTTACCTCGATTCATCGTACCGCATGACGATCGACCTGCTCAAAGAGATGCCACAAATAACCGGGGAGATCGGCCTCAACGCGGCCGATCTCCCTGCGCCGTCCACGTTGTGTAAGGCGTTCGACCGGATCAGCATGAACGTCTGTCGAGTGCTGCTGCGCCAGTCGGCGCAGCTGCACGATCTCTCTGAACACGCCGCGATCGACGCCACGTTCTACGACCGCTCACCAGCCAGCCGCCACTACTGCCAGCGAATCAGCTACCGCGTTCAGAAGCTCAAAGTCACGAAACTCGTCGATACAGCGTCTCAAGCCGTCCTTGACGTTCACTGCTCAACGAACCGGGAGGGAAGTGACGCCGATCTTGCTGAGCAGATCGCCCGCCGGAATGCGGGCGATCTGCGGTCTCTCGCGGCCGATAAAGGCTACGACAAGCAATCGCTCCGCGAAGGATTACGCGATCTCGGGATCAGACCGCTGATCAAGCACCGCATCTTCGCACCGTACGACCACGCACACAACGCCAGAATCGACGATAATCGCTACAATCAGCGCTCTATGACCGAAACTGTGAACTCGGCTGTGAAGCGCTCGCTCGGCTTCGCCGTGCGAGCGCGGTCATGGTTTCGTGAGTTCCGCGAGATCGCGCTGATGTGTGTCGTCTATAACATCAAACGCTTCGTCAAACAGTGA
- a CDS encoding rhomboid family intramembrane serine protease produces the protein MTPLLAILMGGVLLVEIQVLAHSSSLFEYLFVASGGVSPGLLLGPVSHGNFRHYLSNIGLLLLIGWPMEDRLSNKAFLGFILLAAYLPTYLQIVYSVATTGSAGTLGFSGAVYAFPPALLGIVLQEVRATENGLGTFGLVALGVTAAIPLAMLGYLDLVSGLPSAKVTHSVGYVLGLAYGFLAIGLGRR, from the coding sequence GTGACACCCCTCCTCGCAATTCTAATGGGCGGTGTGTTACTCGTTGAAATACAGGTATTAGCACACTCGTCTAGTCTATTCGAATATCTATTCGTTGCCTCTGGCGGAGTATCACCGGGACTACTGCTAGGACCCGTCTCCCATGGGAATTTCAGACACTACCTATCAAACATAGGGCTATTGTTGCTGATCGGCTGGCCGATGGAAGATCGACTCTCCAACAAAGCGTTTCTTGGATTCATTTTGTTGGCTGCTTACCTACCGACGTATCTACAGATAGTCTACTCAGTCGCGACAACCGGTTCGGCTGGTACCTTGGGTTTCAGTGGTGCGGTGTACGCATTCCCTCCAGCTCTCCTCGGTATAGTGTTACAGGAGGTTCGTGCTACCGAGAATGGACTCGGTACATTCGGGTTGGTGGCTCTTGGCGTGACAGCAGCAATCCCTCTCGCAATGCTGGGGTATCTTGATCTTGTCTCTGGGCTTCCGAGTGCGAAAGTGACTCATTCTGTAGGGTATGTGCTCGGTTTGGCTTATGGGTTCCTAGCAATAGGTCTGGGTAGGAGATAA
- a CDS encoding pentapeptide repeat-containing protein: MNEVPEGKCGYTWGEDYGAGDQLNHQSCCWRDTYQDSDLCVWHADPDEVGEKAVEALRQSLVDAEIREQTQPGGELLDGAVLTGIEFDPSFALEEYYLRDADLSETILYNADFADANLSKANFTDAVLGRTDFTNAVLSRANLTGTNLLGADLTDANFFDADLTDANLLEADLTDSSLLSADLTGANFALADLTDADLCGANLTGANFVNTNLTDADLFGTDFTSLNLEGANLTGANLYQINLSNAHLADADLTDADLQSADLTDADLRVTDLTDANLKNTELTDSDLTDATLRWTSLKDATAIRTNFTDADLLGANLEGASLKDSQFDGTNLTGTRFYDTKPQGMSINDQTVFSDQTVYEREADPCDPWHLLDGESTIPTSLRDKFALAVRSGQILQSRYHSADASPPTESIAKVRQAIRRFRRHRNLGTEDRREVGDRLKKATSVYRIRQRLQRENSRPRDVAQPYVREQHSRRKRAFVTVSYWEWFKHSTYRWVMLYGESPARVVGTSIVVVAVFAAIYSVVGGIVIGGETPDLIGYIYFSAVTFSTLGYGGIEPTTTTTQLLASVQSLIGGILIALLVAVFGRRALR; this comes from the coding sequence ATGAACGAGGTTCCAGAAGGGAAGTGCGGGTACACGTGGGGAGAGGATTACGGAGCGGGCGATCAACTGAATCATCAGAGTTGCTGCTGGCGTGATACCTACCAAGACTCAGATCTGTGTGTTTGGCACGCCGATCCGGACGAGGTGGGTGAAAAGGCTGTAGAAGCGTTGCGACAATCTTTGGTCGACGCCGAGATCCGAGAGCAAACACAACCGGGGGGCGAATTACTTGACGGAGCAGTGTTGACAGGAATCGAATTTGATCCTAGTTTTGCATTAGAAGAATATTACCTTCGAGATGCAGATCTCTCTGAAACTATCCTCTACAATGCAGATTTCGCCGATGCCAACCTCTCCAAGGCCAATTTCACTGACGCCGTCCTTGGGCGTACCGACTTCACCAATGCTGTTCTCTCCAGGGCCAACCTCACCGGCACCAACCTCCTCGGTGCTGACCTCACTGACGCCAACTTCTTCGATGCTGATCTCACCGACGCCAACCTCCTTGAAGCTGACCTCACCGATTCCAGCCTCCTCAGTGCCGATCTTACCGGTGCTAACTTTGCATTGGCTGACCTCACCGACGCCGATCTCTGTGGTGCCAACCTTACCGGCGCTAACTTCGTGAATACTAATCTCACCGATGCCGACCTCTTCGGGACCGACTTCACCAGCCTCAACCTCGAGGGTGCTAATCTTACCGGCGCTAACCTTTATCAAATCAACCTCTCGAACGCCCACCTCGCAGATGCTGATCTTACCGATGCCGATCTCCAAAGCGCCGATCTTACCGACGCCGATCTCCGTGTTACTGATCTCACCGACGCCAACCTCAAGAATACCGAACTCACCGATTCCGATCTTACAGATGCCACTTTGCGTTGGACATCGCTCAAAGACGCAACCGCTATCCGCACGAACTTCACCGACGCCGATCTTCTCGGAGCAAACTTGGAAGGAGCATCTCTGAAAGATAGCCAATTCGACGGTACCAATCTCACAGGCACACGATTTTACGATACAAAGCCTCAGGGGATGTCGATCAACGATCAGACTGTCTTCAGTGATCAGACCGTGTACGAGCGGGAGGCCGACCCATGCGACCCGTGGCACCTCCTCGACGGAGAGTCGACTATCCCAACATCACTCCGAGACAAGTTCGCTCTCGCGGTGCGAAGCGGTCAGATCCTTCAGTCACGCTATCACAGCGCCGACGCGAGCCCGCCCACAGAATCCATAGCGAAGGTCCGACAGGCCATCAGACGATTCCGTCGCCACCGCAACCTCGGCACGGAGGATCGGCGAGAAGTCGGCGATCGACTGAAAAAAGCGACCAGCGTATATCGCATCCGACAGCGCCTCCAGCGCGAGAACAGCCGCCCACGCGATGTCGCGCAGCCCTACGTGAGAGAGCAGCACTCCCGCCGAAAGCGAGCCTTCGTGACGGTCTCGTACTGGGAGTGGTTCAAGCACTCCACGTATCGGTGGGTGATGCTCTACGGTGAGAGCCCTGCCCGCGTCGTCGGTACCTCGATCGTGGTCGTCGCCGTCTTCGCAGCGATCTATTCGGTCGTCGGTGGGATCGTGATCGGCGGTGAGACGCCCGACCTAATCGGTTACATCTACTTCAGCGCCGTCACTTTCTCGACGCTCGGCTACGGCGGCATCGAGCCGACCACGACGACGACGCAACTGCTCGCTAGCGTACAGTCCCTTATCGGTGGGATTCTGATCGCGTTGCTCGTGGCTGTGTTTGGACGGCGGGCGCTGCGGTGA
- a CDS encoding winged helix-turn-helix domain-containing protein — translation MVQEDEKILEYHSREDPSSWWQIAHDLHLGGRLVRTRLNVLAKAGWVANDDRGDLDDHWSITTRGVGYLAGYVDAKLIRPLPALRPPHATRPGWWAGFG, via the coding sequence ATGGTGCAGGAGGACGAGAAAATCCTTGAGTATCACAGCCGAGAAGATCCCTCGTCGTGGTGGCAGATCGCTCACGATCTCCACCTCGGCGGTCGTCTCGTTCGTACTCGCCTCAACGTCCTCGCGAAGGCTGGTTGGGTCGCTAACGATGATCGCGGCGACCTCGACGATCACTGGTCGATCACGACACGTGGCGTTGGCTATCTCGCCGGCTATGTCGACGCCAAGCTCATCCGCCCGCTTCCCGCGCTTCGGCCGCCGCACGCGACGCGTCCCGGCTGGTGGGCCGGGTTCGGGTAG
- a CDS encoding winged helix-turn-helix domain-containing protein: protein MTIWDDRILEIMSAEGPTSPTPLSKHEYVDIGKSGVSKRLNRMKDHGLVQELGNGVYSITPAGESYLEGELDAKSIEEGSEAENGDENAHV, encoded by the coding sequence ATGACCATCTGGGACGATCGAATTTTGGAGATTATGAGTGCCGAAGGCCCTACCTCACCAACTCCGCTGTCTAAGCACGAATATGTCGATATCGGTAAATCGGGCGTTTCCAAGCGTCTGAATCGGATGAAGGACCACGGGTTAGTCCAAGAACTCGGAAACGGGGTATACTCGATCACACCAGCTGGGGAATCGTATCTCGAAGGTGAACTCGATGCTAAGTCGATTGAGGAGGGATCCGAGGCCGAGAACGGCGACGAAAATGCGCATGTCTAA
- a CDS encoding helix-turn-helix transcriptional regulator — MCNPVGSETPEADETVAVATLTAFQRDLLRTLAKTDEQSGLSLKTDLTTYYGEAINHSRLYQNLDELVAHGLINKRQRDGRTNSYSLTDAAQTALTKRDAWIRGETA; from the coding sequence ATGTGTAACCCGGTGGGGAGTGAGACGCCCGAAGCCGATGAGACGGTCGCTGTCGCCACCCTCACCGCTTTCCAGCGGGACCTCCTCCGCACACTCGCAAAAACCGACGAACAGAGCGGGCTCTCACTGAAAACGGATCTTACCACCTACTACGGTGAAGCGATTAACCACAGTCGGCTGTACCAAAACCTCGACGAGCTCGTCGCACACGGACTCATCAACAAACGCCAGCGCGACGGCCGCACCAACAGCTACAGCCTGACTGACGCAGCACAGACAGCGCTCACAAAGCGCGACGCGTGGATCCGAGGTGAGACCGCGTGA
- a CDS encoding plasmid replication protein RepH, whose amino-acid sequence MPADEQARRGHAQPAGQGHKRGVHLVGPTTQYDAAGSHCGSVSPRLTEWIPELLDQLREATTETVRTQTPHSDPWRASTSLLDTTLPEWTSLENTWDDATAEAVAYTQAITELALVDGDTESSYHTQRHNELRDTVHTVGTGRGAVNAGLGALAKGPVALHREFDATPRAITLALDGAAWTDLTDRRTGVRALAAIAVLAAGFDVRVVVSPALKRHLTRRYPQWCEIHLDLTQSRDRSHPHPHRVQSHEPTTDECHPAWEALDGLERTPKKRRLLTNLDATTGRTYQDLEHDHAIDIEAGTVSRYVLDLETRGLVDVDRRGTHHSVTLSERGQTAVAGYLDAAGDLVHPEQRRLTDDLTATTHESTGTVSPRPEGSTGDTPPSLEEWLAATGDPDADGEFVQWLRGPDTVDETHLHQRFRTPAQDDSVTLVDDTPTPFDDGRVGYLSHTSGEAQVVLQWGGPLATLGRLAAVLLSDKALSKILTPSRFGRAFEAIHRGDLEQDAPRVLCRGHQVGWYSEDEHTYAAWRDRITTVRDTLLAKIGEHTSSTNSAARSKLFEDLHGLVASATHLYHAIGVDLTTTIRFPDTAALARNSTQRRQLCTFLAKTVPKQSVYGVHSGYRMLFEERPPKLRRRLPYDVEPDATMDLTMSWVLAGPTITDLRDAIHEALTAELTAVREAIAEGTETAPTLSVPVVDGTTYPAIRRVIDEIAMTHDTQWTPRERQRLVRLCLRSFGPADTTRRACPYDVVVSLLRALNESHAPTVAAVERAAATLSVARFRPDLVPTATALYATLLRADEPLGRSALLERADIAASSYDRRIGTVQALDRVQAVHVDGHRRWLTTDEPNHPSPQPSPYLGHPPSLLPLLTHRSRTRSVGFATNQWVPLRVGWRHPHRILTWGQHAPTVTCLDTALPVNQWRLRREDWTAITDAPTHHSYHPAALLETTTHEPRMTPQYYAPTVSLLDQLRPLSPRGASQ is encoded by the coding sequence ATGCCAGCAGACGAGCAGGCCCGCCGCGGGCACGCACAGCCCGCCGGCCAAGGCCACAAGCGCGGCGTCCATCTTGTGGGTCCAACCACACAGTATGATGCCGCCGGCAGCCACTGTGGAAGCGTCTCGCCGCGGCTGACCGAGTGGATACCCGAACTCCTCGACCAGCTTCGTGAGGCGACCACAGAAACAGTCCGAACCCAGACACCCCACAGCGACCCGTGGCGGGCGAGTACGTCACTCCTCGATACCACCCTTCCGGAGTGGACCTCCCTCGAGAACACGTGGGACGATGCGACCGCCGAGGCCGTCGCGTACACGCAGGCGATTACCGAGTTGGCGCTCGTCGACGGCGACACCGAGTCGTCATATCACACACAACGCCACAACGAATTACGCGACACCGTTCATACAGTCGGCACCGGGCGCGGCGCGGTCAACGCCGGGCTTGGCGCGCTCGCTAAGGGACCAGTCGCGCTCCACCGCGAATTCGACGCGACTCCCCGAGCGATTACCCTCGCACTCGATGGGGCGGCGTGGACCGATCTCACCGACCGCCGAACTGGCGTCCGCGCACTCGCGGCCATCGCCGTGCTCGCAGCCGGGTTCGACGTTCGCGTTGTCGTCTCCCCGGCGCTCAAACGCCACCTCACCCGGCGGTACCCACAGTGGTGTGAAATCCACCTCGATCTTACGCAGAGCCGGGATCGGTCCCACCCGCATCCCCACCGCGTTCAGTCTCACGAGCCGACCACCGACGAGTGCCACCCCGCTTGGGAAGCGCTCGATGGGCTCGAACGCACACCGAAGAAACGACGTCTCCTCACCAATCTCGACGCCACAACCGGGCGAACCTACCAAGATCTCGAACATGATCATGCGATCGACATTGAGGCAGGGACGGTCAGCCGGTACGTCCTTGATCTCGAGACGCGTGGGCTCGTCGACGTCGACCGTCGAGGCACCCACCACAGCGTCACCCTCTCTGAACGCGGTCAGACGGCCGTGGCTGGGTATCTCGACGCTGCCGGCGACCTCGTCCACCCCGAACAACGCCGACTGACTGACGATCTTACTGCGACCACTCACGAGTCTACAGGTACAGTGTCGCCCCGCCCGGAGGGCTCCACAGGTGACACCCCACCCTCACTCGAAGAGTGGCTGGCGGCGACGGGTGACCCCGACGCCGACGGGGAGTTCGTCCAGTGGCTCAGGGGGCCCGACACCGTCGATGAAACCCACCTCCACCAGCGGTTTCGGACCCCTGCCCAAGACGATAGCGTCACACTCGTTGATGACACCCCAACGCCGTTCGATGACGGCCGGGTTGGGTATCTGAGCCACACCTCCGGCGAGGCGCAGGTCGTTCTCCAGTGGGGTGGGCCCTTAGCCACTCTGGGACGTCTCGCGGCTGTCTTACTCAGCGATAAGGCGCTCTCGAAGATCTTGACGCCGTCGCGGTTCGGCCGCGCATTCGAGGCAATCCATCGCGGTGATCTCGAACAAGACGCCCCACGAGTGCTGTGTCGGGGCCACCAAGTTGGCTGGTACAGCGAGGACGAGCACACGTATGCGGCGTGGCGTGACCGCATCACGACTGTTCGTGATACACTGCTCGCTAAGATCGGCGAACACACGAGCAGTACCAATAGTGCCGCCCGAAGCAAACTCTTCGAAGACCTCCACGGGTTAGTCGCCTCGGCCACTCACCTGTACCACGCAATCGGCGTCGATCTAACGACCACAATACGGTTCCCGGACACCGCGGCGCTCGCGCGAAACTCGACGCAACGCCGGCAGCTCTGTACGTTCCTCGCGAAGACGGTGCCCAAACAATCGGTGTATGGCGTTCACTCGGGCTACCGCATGTTGTTCGAAGAGCGCCCACCCAAACTGCGGCGGCGGCTTCCCTACGACGTCGAGCCCGACGCGACGATGGATCTGACGATGTCGTGGGTGCTTGCGGGCCCGACGATCACCGACCTCCGCGATGCGATCCACGAGGCGCTCACCGCAGAGCTCACCGCCGTCCGAGAGGCGATCGCGGAGGGCACCGAAACCGCCCCCACGCTCTCGGTGCCGGTCGTCGACGGGACGACCTACCCCGCCATCCGGCGGGTGATCGACGAGATTGCGATGACCCACGACACCCAGTGGACACCCCGCGAGCGACAGCGGCTCGTGCGGCTGTGTCTGCGCTCGTTCGGCCCGGCGGACACCACTCGCCGTGCATGTCCGTACGATGTCGTGGTGAGCCTGCTACGCGCGCTGAACGAGTCTCACGCTCCGACCGTGGCTGCGGTTGAACGCGCGGCGGCGACGCTCTCTGTCGCACGGTTCCGCCCCGATCTCGTGCCAACGGCGACGGCGTTGTATGCGACCTTGCTTCGAGCCGACGAGCCGCTTGGTCGCTCAGCGTTACTCGAGCGGGCCGATATTGCGGCCAGTAGCTATGATCGCCGGATTGGCACTGTCCAAGCGCTTGACCGGGTACAGGCCGTTCACGTGGATGGCCACCGACGCTGGCTCACCACTGACGAGCCCAACCACCCGTCACCACAGCCGTCGCCGTACCTCGGTCACCCCCCTTCTTTGCTCCCGCTGTTGACGCACCGCTCACGAACACGTTCAGTCGGTTTCGCCACCAACCAGTGGGTGCCACTCCGAGTCGGCTGGCGACACCCACACCGAATCCTCACGTGGGGTCAACACGCCCCGACTGTCACTTGCCTTGACACCGCTCTTCCGGTGAACCAGTGGCGACTGCGCCGGGAGGACTGGACCGCAATCACCGACGCACCAACTCACCACAGCTACCACCCAGCCGCATTGCTTGAAACCACTACCCATGAACCACGCATGACACCACAATACTACGCACCGACCGTATCGCTTCTTGACCAGCTACGCCCCCTCTCACCACGGGGTGCGTCCCAATGA